Genomic DNA from Roseiconus lacunae:
TCCGCTGTTCCGTTCGCGGGGGCGGTGTCACGACCGATTTGCTTTTGCAAAGACGTCAATACGCCGCCCCTGCCCTTTTTTGTTTCAACTCACGACAAGGACGTCGTCATGAAATCTCAATGGAAGTCTGGAGCCATCGCCGTGCTCATCTACACCCTATCACTGTCGGCCGGATGCCAATCGCTGCATTGGCTTGGCAATCGAAAGGACGAACCGGCAATGACCGCTCAGCAGTACGCTGAGCAAACTGCTGCCAATATTCAATACGACACATCGGTCGACATGGACACGGACTATCAGCCGTCCGCAGCGACCTCGTTCTCCGCTGCTCCCAACTCCGTTTCCTCTCGCCCCTTGTCAGGTGGCGGAAGCTGCTGCCATTAGCGCCGGTGTTCGCATTGCCACAAAGAGTCGATCCATTGCCTCGATACGCTGGTTGGCGTATCGAGGGATGCTGCGATTCAATGAACACCCATTCCCGATGGATTGATAATCGAGAGGTGTTCCTCAAACCTGCTTCGCTTGCACGTGCACGAATGTTCGATCTCAGAACGGGACTTCAGGAAGCTAGATTCAGATCAATCCAAGTACTGGTCTAATCTGCCTACCGAGGCAGTCGGTTTGTGCGCGACGATACCGCAGTCCCTTTAAGCCAATTGCGCCACCAATAGTGTTGTGTCATCGAACGCCTTTCGGCCTTTGCGAAACACTTCGATGGACGAACCAAACATCTCAACCAATTCACGAGCACTGCAGCTCTGAGCGGAATGCAACAAATTTTCAATCCGTTCCGTTCCGAATTGCTCTTCACATGGATCAAAGGCCTCTGTCACACCGTCGCTTACGATGACTAAGCGAGCTGAATCGCCTAGTGGAATGGTTTCTTCGTGGTAGTGAGTATCGTCCTCGACACCCAAGATCAGATCGCCCACGTTCAATCGCACTGGCGTGTCGCTCCCAATCTGCAAGAACGGAAACTCGTGGCCAGCATTTGCGTAGGTCAGTTGCCTTTTTTGCGGATCGACGACCAATAGCGCCATCGTCGCAAAATGTCCCATCATAACGTACTCGCAGTAATGTTGATTGACATCTGTCAGTATTTCCGCGGGGCTAGACGACTTCTTTGCCGCTTCTGAAACAAACGCTTTCAACAATGTCGCCGCCATCGCAGCCGGAACACCGTGCCCTGAAACATCGGCGACACAAAGTAGATAGCGTCCATCCGATAAGGAAATCACGTCGTAGTAGTCGCCGCCAACATCGTCGGCAGGCTCGAACAGTTCGGCGACGTCGATTCCGACCAGTTCACTTACTGTCGGACGCAAGTTTTGTTGGATCTGACGTGCCTTTTCCATGTGAACACGGTGGTCGCGTTGAGCGTGATCCAATGCAGCTGTCATTGTATTGATCTGTTCAGCAAGGTAACTCAGTTCTCGACAGCTTCTCGTGCGGGCAATCACGCTCAAGTCCCCGGACGCAACACTCCGTAGTGCCGAAGCGAAGCCTTGGATCGGCTTGGCGATCAGTTGCCGCAGCACTGCGCTGACCACGAACGCTGCAATCGCTCCGAGCAACAAGACGGCAAACATCTGGGTCAACAATGAGCGACGCGTTGATCTCACTACGGCTGAACGTTTCTCGGAGATATAGACGGTGCCTGCTGGTCCAGTGAAAGCCCCGACAACGAGCGATCCGTTGGCTTCGGCGTCTATTGAGTCAGCTGTTGAACGCATTGCAGCGAGCATTTCATCGGAAGCATGCCCATGCGAGATCGCTTGGAAAGGCAGCCCTCGCCAATCCGCAGCAATATGGTGACCGGGGGAATCGTCTGTGTTCATTCGAGCGCATACATTGTCGACCAAACTTTGAATCGCCTTCCCGCCATGAACTTCAGCGACCAGCAACGATTCGTACATCGTTTTCGCTTCTTCGGTCAACGCGATCTGTTTCTCGTGCAAATGCCGATCCATCCGCAGTCGGTAGTCTACGAGAAGAAACGAAACGACGACTACGAAGAGAATTGCATTGACTAGGACAAGCAGTTGCCGACTGATTGGCAACTGATGCCATCGGTGTTTGAATGTATCCATCACGGCACCTTAAACAAAGAAGCCGGACGAGTTTTAAGGCTCGCCCGGCTGACAGGGATCGAACGGGACCAGAAGCGACTAGCTGAGTTCAGCAGATTCGACTTCCGTGGAACCCGACGATCCTTTGCTGCAGCACGCACCGCCAACGCTGCAGCAATATGCTCGCTTTGCGCAACAGCTTGATTGACCTGGGGAACTGACCACATCGCCGGTCGCGGCTTTTGGTTCAGCGTGCTTTCCGCAGCACCGTGCACTCACCGAGCAGCAATACGCCCGCTTGGCACAGCATGTGGACTGAGAAGTTGCACCCGAAAATTCGACTGTGGTTACTTTGCCTTCAGCATGTTTGCCACAGCATGGCGCGTGAACCGTACAGCAGTAGGCATGCTTGGCGCAACACATAGGCCCCGCAGAGGCAGCGGCATCAACGTTGCCGGGGACGAATGAAACGGTAAACAAAACAGCAGAGAATACAGTAGCTAACATTTTGGAAACTCCTGGATTGACGGCGCAGCGGACATCGACATGCACCGATTAGGAAACAGATACATCTTCATTTTTGGATTGGGCCTGGCTTCGCAAGTCGAAGCAACTCCAACCGCTAAATCTGAAGACGAACGTGCCAAACAATCAGAGAGTTGAGGCGGACCGAGGGAACCAGCCGGCCGAGAGCGACCGATTCAGGT
This window encodes:
- a CDS encoding PP2C family protein-serine/threonine phosphatase, which translates into the protein MDTFKHRWHQLPISRQLLVLVNAILFVVVVSFLLVDYRLRMDRHLHEKQIALTEEAKTMYESLLVAEVHGGKAIQSLVDNVCARMNTDDSPGHHIAADWRGLPFQAISHGHASDEMLAAMRSTADSIDAEANGSLVVGAFTGPAGTVYISEKRSAVVRSTRRSLLTQMFAVLLLGAIAAFVVSAVLRQLIAKPIQGFASALRSVASGDLSVIARTRSCRELSYLAEQINTMTAALDHAQRDHRVHMEKARQIQQNLRPTVSELVGIDVAELFEPADDVGGDYYDVISLSDGRYLLCVADVSGHGVPAAMAATLLKAFVSEAAKKSSSPAEILTDVNQHYCEYVMMGHFATMALLVVDPQKRQLTYANAGHEFPFLQIGSDTPVRLNVGDLILGVEDDTHYHEETIPLGDSARLVIVSDGVTEAFDPCEEQFGTERIENLLHSAQSCSARELVEMFGSSIEVFRKGRKAFDDTTLLVAQLA